One window from the genome of Bacilli bacterium encodes:
- a CDS encoding RDD family protein, which yields MLNEGKRAAIKATAKVAGGSLWKRLVAAIIDFIIAFFIGLLLYQVAVHPLWFDYLGGYQDNMVLNEIKIDSGLYAGYAEDPLQYVDNDDIDQAMRSFYLDWDGFDFTESSFYEDHPAGFEYNRDVLQMDSENAIILDYTVEDGHYTYIYRTDLEEGAIDSFWSASYAEAINNLEDMPSYFTAQKPIRNFVFIGGAISYFLSGFIFHLCIPLFIDDGRTIGKMAMGLAVTDITGYRLSHKQMVIRYLVTDIFETIGSILYLLPLFISVAVMTLSKRQRPIHDWVASTMVVDWNTSQIFASQEEETKYDLACQMHEPIDIYPSGGRSEADNRRKKEASIRNE from the coding sequence ATGTTAAATGAAGGGAAAAGAGCAGCGATAAAGGCAACAGCAAAGGTGGCAGGCGGTTCTTTATGGAAACGACTGGTGGCGGCAATTATCGATTTTATCATTGCCTTTTTTATCGGTCTTTTACTTTATCAGGTGGCAGTTCATCCGCTTTGGTTTGATTACTTGGGTGGCTATCAAGATAACATGGTTCTTAATGAGATAAAAATCGACAGTGGGCTTTATGCTGGCTATGCCGAAGATCCTCTTCAGTATGTTGATAACGATGACATTGACCAAGCTATGCGGTCATTTTATCTTGATTGGGATGGTTTTGATTTTACCGAATCGAGTTTTTATGAAGATCATCCCGCCGGCTTTGAATATAATCGGGATGTGCTTCAAATGGATAGCGAGAATGCAATCATCCTCGATTATACGGTCGAAGACGGGCATTATACTTATATCTACCGAACTGATCTAGAAGAGGGAGCCATTGATTCATTCTGGTCAGCTTCCTATGCGGAAGCAATTAATAATTTGGAAGATATGCCGAGTTATTTTACGGCTCAAAAGCCGATTCGGAACTTTGTTTTTATCGGCGGAGCCATCTCTTACTTTTTATCCGGTTTTATTTTTCATTTGTGCATACCGCTATTTATCGATGATGGACGGACAATCGGCAAAATGGCAATGGGTCTAGCCGTAACCGATATAACCGGCTATCGCTTAAGCCATAAACAGATGGTTATTCGTTACCTTGTAACCGACATTTTTGAAACTATCGGTTCAATTCTATATTTGCTCCCTCTTTTCATATCCGTCGCGGTTATGACTTTGTCCAAGCGGCAGCGGCCTATTCACGATTGGGTGGCTTCGACCATGGTCGTTGATTGGAATACCTCGCAAATCTTTGCTTCGCAAGAAGAAGAAACCAAATATGATCTTGCATGCCAAATGCATGAGCCGATAGATATCTATCCGAGCGGGGGCCGAAGTGAGGCGGATAACCGAAGAAAAAAAGAAGCTTCCATCCGTAATGAGTAG
- a CDS encoding hemolysin family protein, which yields MPSDDPLRWLIIICLILIGAFFGASETAYTSCNRIKLKVKADNGNHAARLAVKITDRIDQTLVTVLILNNLLQVAMSTLATILFVGYLKDEGLGSLVSTIVISLIIFLICDSIPKNIARAIPDKVAMINSYLIMGLVFLLWPISIIFYGLNKLLSHIFRMKEEDKVTEEDLSNAVESIEEEGKLDADESEIIHSAIDFDSTFVNEVLTPRERIYGIDITQLTHEKLHEIILHSSYSRIPVYINNIDNIIGVLFVRSYLKKYLENPNISIQETLTPPYFVSPKVKLDDILEGFKKHSTHMAFVRDVSKHLIGMVTMEDVLEELVGETDEKTINALGGRD from the coding sequence ATGCCGTCTGATGATCCTCTGCGATGGTTGATTATAATTTGTTTGATTTTGATTGGTGCTTTTTTTGGCGCTAGCGAAACCGCATATACATCTTGCAACCGCATTAAACTAAAGGTCAAAGCGGATAATGGCAACCATGCCGCCCGCTTAGCAGTAAAAATAACGGACCGAATTGATCAGACCCTGGTCACGGTTTTAATATTAAATAATTTGTTGCAAGTTGCCATGTCAACCTTGGCGACCATTCTTTTTGTCGGCTATTTAAAAGATGAAGGTCTGGGCTCGCTGGTCTCAACCATCGTCATATCATTAATCATATTTTTAATATGCGATTCAATACCTAAAAATATAGCTCGGGCCATCCCGGATAAAGTGGCAATGATCAATAGTTATCTAATAATGGGCCTAGTATTTTTACTATGGCCGATATCGATTATTTTTTACGGATTGAATAAATTGCTAAGCCATATTTTTAGAATGAAAGAAGAAGATAAAGTCACTGAAGAAGATTTATCAAATGCGGTAGAAAGCATTGAGGAAGAAGGAAAACTGGATGCCGATGAAAGCGAAATTATTCACTCGGCAATTGATTTTGACTCCACGTTTGTCAACGAGGTTTTAACTCCGCGCGAGCGAATTTATGGAATTGACATCACGCAACTTACGCACGAAAAATTGCATGAGATTATTCTCCATTCTTCCTACTCCCGAATTCCGGTTTATATCAATAATATCGATAATATTATCGGTGTACTTTTTGTTCGTTCCTATTTAAAAAAGTATTTGGAAAACCCCAATATTTCGATTCAAGAAACATTGACACCGCCTTATTTTGTTTCACCCAAAGTCAAACTTGACGACATTCTCGAAGGATTTAAAAAGCATTCAACCCATATGGCTTTTGTTCGTGATGTCTCTAAACACCTCATCGGAATGGTGACGATGGAAGATGTTCTCGAAGAGTTGGTCGGCGAAACGGATGAAAAAACAATAAATGCTTTGGGAGGACGTGATTAA
- a CDS encoding magnesium transporter CorA family protein, with protein MIKVFREDNGHLVSSTHENNDFSAIAENVWIDISSPSLDTLKELSKLTALPLEFLVSALDSEESARADYDEGNTLIVLDTPVERIQSEKKETKPLFETIPFVIIYNQSYYVTLHQEESNLINQLVIKSKLLEPHKHVRMTLHLLFTLAQNFIGSLKRIDARSRAIESRLHSSMKNKELFDLMELNKMLVYFSTALNADKAVSERLKKTADYKKYEDDYDLMEDVQVELNQAIEMCSIYRDILAGMMDAFASIISNNLNIVMKVLAILTIVLSIPTLIASFYGMNITSGMPLQDTPNSFWIIIAISAFFALIGGIALMVFEKRHKR; from the coding sequence ATGATAAAAGTATTTAGAGAAGATAATGGTCACCTTGTCTCGTCAACGCATGAAAATAATGACTTTTCCGCGATCGCCGAAAATGTATGGATTGATATTTCCAGCCCTTCGCTTGATACCTTAAAAGAGTTGAGTAAACTGACTGCTTTGCCTTTGGAATTTTTAGTCAGCGCGCTCGACAGTGAAGAATCTGCACGTGCTGACTATGATGAAGGCAATACTTTAATTGTTTTAGATACGCCTGTGGAGCGAATTCAAAGTGAAAAAAAGGAAACGAAGCCATTATTTGAGACCATCCCTTTTGTAATTATATACAATCAATCTTACTATGTTACATTACATCAAGAAGAGAGTAATCTTATCAATCAACTGGTGATCAAGAGTAAATTGCTTGAGCCTCACAAACATGTGCGGATGACTCTTCATCTTCTTTTTACCTTAGCTCAAAATTTTATCGGCAGCTTAAAAAGAATTGATGCGCGCTCGCGGGCGATTGAAAGTCGACTACATTCTTCAATGAAGAACAAGGAACTATTCGATCTTATGGAATTAAATAAGATGTTGGTTTACTTTTCAACTGCTCTCAATGCCGACAAAGCCGTATCCGAAAGACTGAAGAAAACTGCCGATTATAAAAAATATGAAGATGACTACGATTTGATGGAAGATGTCCAGGTCGAACTAAACCAAGCTATTGAAATGTGTTCGATTTACCGTGATATCTTGGCAGGCATGATGGACGCTTTTGCCTCGATAATTTCGAATAATCTAAATATCGTGATGAAGGTTTTAGCCATTCTTACTATCGTCCTTTCGATTCCGACGCTTATTGCCTCCTTCTACGGAATGAACATTACTTCCGGGATGCCACTTCAAGACACCCCTAATTCCTTTTGGATTATCATTGCAATCAGTGCTTTCTTTGCTTTAATTGGGGGCATTGCGCTGATGGTTTTTGAAAAAAGGCACAAACGCTAA
- a CDS encoding anaerobic ribonucleoside triphosphate reductase, whose protein sequence is MMRKIIKRDGRKEVFDERKIFVAIDKAFSAADIDDDAKVESVVDDVLAKIDVFYKDNKLPKVEDIQDLIEDTLIEHGESAVSKRFILYRAERTRIREANTSLMHTLHDLTFKDASENDNKRENANIDGDTAMGTMLKYGSESAKEFYVSQVIGKPFADAHKNGDIHIHDMDFYTLTMTCCQIDLTKLFEDGFSTGHGFLREPNSIRAYASLAAIAIQANQNDQHGGQSIPNFDYAMAPGVKKSYRKALVSNVLKMYGIFDEELTKDDAKSIIKEAEEQSSCPASLEAIAFNSKLLEILKKRFPDAPNEKLHAHVLRVSKQEVADETYQAMEALVHNLNTMHSRAGAQVPFSSLNYGTDTSPEGRLVMDKMLDATLAGLGNGETPIFPIQIFKVKEGINYNPADPNYDLFKKAIVVSGHRLFPNFSFLDSPFNLQYYKPNDWRTEATYMGCRTRVVSNVDKDKEVVNGRGNLSFTSVNLPRIAIEHPNEKDFFARLDELMDLVRDQLLERYEIQCRKRVYNFPFLMGEHVWLDSDTLGPNDEVRSVLRHGTLTIGFIGLAEALVALTGHHHGEDPKSQELGLRIIKHMRTLCDNYTKQYQLNFSLIGTPAEGLSGRFVRLDKQKYGVIKGVTDQDFYTNSFHVPVYYPIKIKDKIQIEAPYHALTNGGHITYVEVDGDVAKNPEAFETIIRCMHDSGIGYGAVNHPVDRDPVCGYNGIIDNVCPRCGRTEDGIKFERIRRITGYLVGTVDRFNNGKRAELEHRVKHMTKADLTPACSCTDEK, encoded by the coding sequence ATTATGCGAAAAATTATTAAACGAGATGGTCGAAAAGAAGTATTTGATGAGCGGAAAATTTTCGTTGCCATCGATAAGGCTTTTAGTGCGGCGGATATCGACGATGATGCCAAGGTTGAATCGGTTGTCGATGATGTATTGGCTAAAATTGATGTCTTTTATAAGGACAACAAATTGCCAAAAGTTGAAGACATTCAGGATTTGATTGAGGATACTCTCATCGAACATGGAGAAAGTGCTGTTTCTAAGCGCTTTATTCTTTATCGGGCTGAGCGCACTCGGATTCGGGAAGCGAACACCAGTTTAATGCATACTTTGCATGATTTGACTTTCAAAGATGCTTCGGAAAATGATAACAAGCGGGAAAATGCCAATATCGATGGTGATACGGCAATGGGAACCATGCTTAAATACGGCAGCGAGTCAGCCAAAGAATTTTATGTGAGTCAGGTAATCGGCAAACCATTTGCTGATGCGCACAAAAATGGTGACATTCACATTCATGATATGGATTTTTATACCCTGACGATGACGTGCTGTCAGATTGATTTAACAAAGTTGTTCGAGGATGGCTTTTCAACGGGACATGGATTTTTACGTGAACCGAATTCCATACGGGCCTATGCCTCTTTAGCGGCAATCGCCATCCAGGCGAATCAGAATGATCAACACGGCGGTCAAAGTATTCCAAACTTTGATTATGCGATGGCCCCGGGAGTTAAAAAGAGTTATCGTAAAGCCCTGGTGAGCAATGTTTTGAAAATGTATGGTATTTTTGATGAAGAATTAACAAAAGATGATGCCAAGAGCATTATTAAAGAGGCCGAAGAACAATCGTCATGCCCTGCTTCCTTAGAGGCTATCGCCTTTAACAGTAAGTTGCTTGAAATTCTTAAAAAACGTTTTCCCGACGCTCCAAACGAAAAGCTTCATGCCCATGTGCTGAGGGTATCCAAGCAGGAAGTGGCAGACGAAACCTATCAGGCAATGGAAGCTTTGGTTCATAATCTTAACACGATGCATTCTCGGGCAGGAGCTCAGGTTCCATTCTCCTCATTAAACTATGGGACAGATACCTCCCCGGAGGGGCGTTTGGTTATGGACAAGATGCTGGATGCCACCTTGGCGGGCTTGGGAAATGGCGAGACACCAATTTTCCCTATCCAAATTTTCAAAGTTAAAGAAGGAATAAACTATAATCCCGCTGATCCTAATTACGATCTCTTTAAGAAAGCAATCGTCGTCAGTGGGCACCGGTTATTTCCTAACTTTAGTTTCTTAGATTCCCCTTTTAATCTTCAATATTACAAGCCGAACGATTGGCGGACTGAGGCCACCTATATGGGTTGCCGGACGCGGGTTGTAAGCAATGTTGACAAAGATAAAGAAGTTGTCAACGGCCGGGGGAATCTTTCATTCACCTCAGTCAATTTACCGCGGATTGCAATTGAGCATCCAAATGAAAAAGACTTTTTTGCTCGGCTTGATGAATTAATGGACTTAGTGCGAGATCAGCTTTTGGAACGCTACGAGATACAGTGCCGGAAACGGGTTTATAATTTCCCCTTTCTTATGGGCGAACATGTTTGGCTCGATAGCGACACATTAGGGCCAAATGATGAAGTGAGAAGTGTACTACGTCACGGAACATTAACCATCGGTTTTATCGGTCTTGCTGAAGCGCTAGTGGCACTCACGGGTCATCATCACGGCGAGGATCCAAAATCACAGGAACTCGGGCTACGAATTATTAAACACATGCGCACTCTTTGCGACAACTATACCAAGCAGTACCAACTAAACTTCTCTTTGATTGGGACACCCGCCGAGGGCTTAAGTGGCCGTTTCGTCCGTCTTGATAAGCAAAAATACGGAGTCATCAAGGGGGTTACAGATCAAGACTTCTATACTAACTCCTTCCATGTGCCGGTTTATTACCCAATTAAGATTAAGGATAAGATTCAAATTGAAGCTCCTTATCATGCTTTGACAAATGGCGGACATATAACCTATGTAGAAGTAGATGGCGATGTGGCCAAGAATCCGGAAGCCTTCGAGACCATCATTCGCTGCATGCATGATTCGGGAATTGGCTATGGTGCGGTTAACCATCCGGTCGACCGGGATCCAGTATGTGGCTATAACGGCATTATCGACAATGTTTGCCCTCGCTGTGGCCGAACAGAAGATGGCATTAAGTTCGAGCGTATTCGGAGAATAACCGGTTACTTAGTAGGAACCGTGGATCGTTTTAATAATGGCAAACGCGCGGAGCTGGAGCATCGCGTCAAACATATGACTAAAGCGGATCTGACTCCCGCCTGTTCCTGCACGGATGAAAAATAG
- the nrdG gene encoding anaerobic ribonucleoside-triphosphate reductase activating protein, with amino-acid sequence MRLAGIETESIVDGPGIRFAVFFQGCNHHCKGCHNPGTWDMAGGQEVTLKRVLELLDEADLVSGVTLTGGDPLYQIESALELAREVKNRKLHLIIYTGYLYEELMEMAHKDEQLDALLALTDVLIDGPFVLQERDLSLRFRGSSNQRCINVAQSRKTGKIVVDQY; translated from the coding sequence ATGCGACTGGCTGGCATTGAAACTGAATCAATTGTCGACGGCCCTGGAATTCGCTTCGCGGTTTTCTTTCAAGGCTGCAATCACCACTGCAAAGGTTGCCATAACCCCGGTACTTGGGATATGGCAGGTGGCCAAGAGGTGACGCTTAAGCGTGTTCTGGAGTTACTTGATGAAGCAGATTTGGTTTCGGGAGTAACTCTGACGGGGGGCGATCCCTTATATCAAATTGAATCCGCGTTAGAATTGGCCCGAGAAGTAAAAAATCGCAAGTTACATCTCATTATATATACGGGCTACCTATATGAGGAACTCATGGAGATGGCTCATAAGGATGAGCAACTTGATGCGCTGCTGGCTCTAACCGATGTTTTAATTGATGGACCTTTTGTCCTTCAAGAAAGAGATTTGTCCTTACGTTTTAGGGGCTCATCCAATCAGCGTTGTATCAATGTCGCTCAAAGTCGAAAAACCGGAAAAATTGTAGTCGATCAATACTAA
- the gltX gene encoding glutamate--tRNA ligase, translated as MATAHELANIIFPDIAETIDDLEKQFPPRKLETGAMVTRFAPSPTGFLHTGSLFTSLIARKVASDSQGVFFTRLEDTDSKREIVGAGNLLLKELKAFGIEPDEGYLGDQQRGDYGPYVQSQRANIYKIVIKSMIERDLAYPCFCTPEELSEMRNRQEQSKVIPGYYGPYAHCRFIPQEEALERIKNNEPYVIRFKSPGNHNHKIKVVDLIRGKMELTENDQDIIIMKSDGLPTYHFAHIVDDHFMRTNCVTRGEEWLSSLPIHIQLFESLGWEAPGYAHLPVINKLDNGNKRKLSKRKDPEAAVSFFIEKGYPLEAVNTYLLSIANSNFEEWWAQNKSQSLDRFKFSFSKMSLDGALFDLDKVNYFAKEILGLLDAETISNRALNWAKSYNADFASLIESNLPYFVSIMGIERGIAKPRKDYSTFSDIYPAIKFFYRPFYIELTNGDLPFNSNIESLVIKESLNDVLNATDFSLDEHDWFESLKQIASRHRFAPSGKLYKANPADYVGNIGDFAEILRVALTGLRQSPNLYYIIQVLGPEEFAFRIKYVIEKLQ; from the coding sequence ATGGCAACGGCACACGAATTAGCAAATATTATTTTTCCGGACATAGCAGAGACGATTGACGATTTAGAAAAACAATTTCCCCCCCGCAAGTTGGAAACAGGGGCTATGGTAACTAGATTTGCTCCTTCTCCAACCGGGTTTTTACATACAGGATCGCTTTTTACTTCACTTATCGCCCGCAAGGTTGCATCCGATTCTCAAGGTGTGTTTTTTACCCGTCTCGAGGACACCGATAGTAAACGCGAAATTGTGGGCGCGGGCAATCTCTTGCTCAAAGAATTGAAAGCTTTTGGAATTGAACCTGATGAGGGCTATTTAGGTGATCAGCAACGTGGGGATTACGGACCTTATGTTCAAAGTCAAAGGGCCAATATTTATAAGATTGTTATTAAAAGCATGATTGAAAGAGACTTGGCTTATCCCTGTTTTTGTACTCCGGAAGAGTTAAGCGAAATGCGTAACCGGCAAGAACAAAGCAAAGTGATACCGGGCTACTACGGTCCTTATGCTCATTGCCGTTTTATTCCGCAGGAAGAAGCGTTAGAGCGCATTAAGAACAACGAACCTTATGTTATTCGGTTTAAGTCGCCGGGTAACCATAATCATAAAATTAAGGTCGTCGACCTGATTCGGGGAAAAATGGAATTAACCGAAAACGATCAGGATATTATTATTATGAAAAGTGACGGACTTCCAACCTATCACTTTGCCCACATTGTGGATGATCATTTTATGCGGACAAATTGCGTAACTCGGGGTGAAGAATGGTTATCGTCACTTCCGATTCATATTCAATTATTTGAGTCACTTGGCTGGGAAGCACCGGGATATGCCCATCTGCCGGTTATTAACAAATTGGATAACGGAAACAAACGGAAACTTAGCAAACGGAAAGATCCGGAAGCGGCGGTTAGTTTCTTTATCGAAAAAGGATATCCTTTAGAAGCGGTAAACACCTACCTATTAAGTATTGCAAATAGCAATTTCGAAGAGTGGTGGGCGCAGAATAAGAGCCAAAGCTTAGACCGGTTTAAGTTTAGTTTTTCTAAAATGTCATTGGATGGGGCATTGTTTGACCTCGATAAAGTCAATTATTTTGCTAAAGAAATATTGGGCCTTTTGGATGCGGAAACAATATCCAATCGGGCATTGAACTGGGCTAAATCTTACAATGCGGATTTTGCCTCCCTTATTGAAAGCAACCTCCCGTATTTTGTCAGTATTATGGGCATTGAAAGAGGAATTGCCAAACCAAGAAAAGATTATTCAACCTTCAGCGATATTTATCCGGCGATTAAGTTTTTTTATCGCCCATTTTATATTGAACTAACAAACGGTGATCTACCATTTAATTCCAATATTGAAAGTTTAGTTATTAAGGAATCCTTAAATGATGTTTTAAATGCAACGGACTTTAGCCTTGATGAACACGATTGGTTTGAAAGCCTTAAGCAAATAGCCTCGCGCCACCGTTTTGCTCCAAGTGGAAAATTATATAAAGCTAATCCTGCCGATTACGTTGGCAATATCGGTGATTTTGCAGAAATTTTACGGGTGGCTTTGACTGGTTTAAGACAATCTCCGAATCTTTATTATATTATTCAGGTCTTAGGACCAGAAGAATTTGCATTTCGTATTAAATACGTTATTGAAAAACTTCAATAA
- the deoD gene encoding purine-nucleoside phosphorylase, whose protein sequence is MPTPHINAKDGAFAKTVLMPGDPLRAKWIADNYLVDAQQVTDVRNIFGYTGHTRAGKLVSVMASGMGQPSIGIYSHELYTHYGVETIIRVGTCGTYQEDIHLFDIIVASGSCTDGNWSGQFNLLGGTYSAISDFELTLSAYQTIKNHQLVPHVGNVLSSDVFYDVDPNSWMKWKKLGVLGVEMESYALYTTAARLNKKALCLLTVTDSFVDHSRRATAEERQNGLAKMIEVALEIA, encoded by the coding sequence ATGCCAACACCCCACATTAACGCAAAAGATGGTGCTTTTGCAAAAACAGTATTAATGCCTGGCGATCCATTGCGAGCAAAATGGATTGCCGATAACTATCTTGTAGACGCTCAACAAGTTACCGACGTAAGAAATATTTTTGGCTACACGGGGCATACCCGCGCGGGAAAATTAGTATCAGTTATGGCCAGCGGTATGGGTCAACCATCAATCGGCATCTATTCCCACGAGCTTTACACTCATTATGGAGTGGAAACAATTATCCGCGTTGGAACATGCGGAACTTATCAAGAGGATATTCATCTTTTTGATATCATTGTCGCCAGCGGCTCTTGCACGGATGGCAACTGGTCAGGACAGTTCAATCTTTTGGGCGGAACTTACTCTGCTATCAGTGATTTTGAATTAACCTTGTCCGCTTATCAAACCATTAAGAATCATCAATTGGTCCCTCACGTGGGAAATGTTTTAAGCAGCGATGTTTTTTATGATGTTGATCCCAACTCATGGATGAAATGGAAGAAACTTGGTGTCTTGGGCGTCGAGATGGAGAGCTATGCTCTTTACACGACCGCAGCGCGCCTTAACAAAAAGGCTCTTTGCCTGCTTACGGTTACGGATTCTTTTGTTGACCATAGTCGGCGGGCCACAGCGGAAGAAAGACAAAATGGTTTAGCCAAGATGATTGAAGTCGCACTTGAAATTGCCTAA